The following proteins are co-located in the Dromiciops gliroides isolate mDroGli1 chromosome 2, mDroGli1.pri, whole genome shotgun sequence genome:
- the INSYN2B gene encoding protein INSYN2B isoform X2 — translation MAQQSMKVRPVLLKRNSLDSVDFVKQPHHRRSKSQQVRFKEDGASKNQAGLAEIDVQTDQDSTLTGKVQASRHHHLPNYSLSFPRSQKGGNIRNIAIQTSPSLRKHFPVFKRKKLTASKSLVEMPTGSKNSIQVNGNLSEQDIMSSDLAYLRITRHLDDVPHRGKKAHPFFPRVSKAQSNGPVSICFEADALGPPEKVTASIQVPDDICHSPPWGTKAPTYSMDRPAELSNTIHPCANLCPGDVNGRLPSSCLSTASGAHSLPGRDKTDPELLLPKDTSVMKEQVPLSPPSKGTCTPSPPQTHSSSPCFLGEHRQADPPETVSDCATLGNDHKDLISLTTSNMTKSATECREEKEKNPSQADPLEFKNCLGSFHLQSSLPRSEIKPPTNKEIKGINQIHLAHGELCDLQGRLQSVEESLHSNQEKIKVLLNVIQDLEKARALTEGRNFYRTGQDLNNCSTCQNTACIIYRSLSPPCRYQICHGNTHAHRDMTCAEYCS, via the exons ATGGCCCAGCAAAGCATGAAAGTAAGACCCGTGCTCCTGAAGCGGAACAGTCTGGATTCAGTGGACTTTGTGAAACAGCCCCACCACCGCAGAAGCAAATCCCAACAAGTCCGCTTCAAGGAGGATggagctagtaagaatcaagcTGGCCTGGCAGAGATTGATGTCCAAACAGATCAAGACTCCACCCTGACAGGGAAGGTGCAGGCATCTCGGCACCATCATCTACCCAActattccctctcctttcccaggTCCCAGAAGGGGGGGAACATTCGGAACATTGCAATCCAAACTTCCCCCAGCCTTAGGAAGCACTTCcctgtttttaaaaggaaaaagctcACAGCCAGCAAGTCACTAGTGGAAATGCCCACAGGGTCTAAAAACTCCATCCAAGTCAATGGCAATCTCTCAGAGCAGGACATCATGTCTTCTGATCTTGCCTATTTACGGATCACTAGGCATTTAGATGATGTGCCTCATAGAGGTAAGAAAGCGCATCCATTTTTTCCCAGAGTGTCCAAGGCACAAAGCAATGGGCCTGTTAGCATCTGCTTTGAAGCAGATGCTCTGGGGCCCCCAGAAAAGGTGACAGCTTCTATACAAGTTCCTGATGACATATGTCACAGCCCTCCGTGGGGTACCAAAGCCCCCACTTACAGCATGGACAGGCCTGCTGAATTAAGCAACACAATACATCCTTGTGCTAATTTGTGCCCAGGGGATGTAAATGGCAGGCTGCCCTCCTCCTGCTTGAGTACTGCCAGCGGTGCTCACTCCTTGCCTGGCAGAGATAAAACGGACCCTGAATTGCTTTTGCCCAAAGACACATCTGTCATGAAAGAGCAGGTTCCTTTATCACCTCCATCAAAGGGAACTTGCACTCCTTCACCTCCACAGACTCATAGCTCCTCGCCTTGTTTCCTTGGAGAGCACAGACAGGCAGACCCTCCTGAAACTGTTTCTGACTGTGCTACACTGGGTAATGATCACAAGGACCTAATATCATTGACAACTAGCAACATGACAAAATCTGCTACTGAGTGtcgggaggaaaaagagaaaaatcccaGCCAGGCAGATCCTTTGGAGTTTAAAAACTGTTTAGGAAGCTTTCACCTCCAGTCTTCTCTCCCAAGGAGTGAAATCAAACCTCCAACCAACAAAGAGATTAAAGGAATTAATCAAATTCACCTGGCACACGGTGAACTGTGTGACCTCCAAGGGAGACTGCAATCCGTGGAGGAATCTTTGCACTCAAACCAAGAGAAGATTAAAGTCCTTTTGAACGTAATTCAAGACTTGGAAAAAGCCAGAGCCCTCACTGAAGG GCGTAACTTCTACAGAACTGGCCAGGACCTCAACAACTGCAGCACTTGTCAGAACACAGCATGCATCATATACAG
- the INSYN2B gene encoding protein INSYN2B isoform X1 — translation MAQQSMKVRPVLLKRNSLDSVDFVKQPHHRRSKSQQVRFKEDGASKNQAGLAEIDVQTDQDSTLTGKVQASRHHHLPNYSLSFPRSQKGGNIRNIAIQTSPSLRKHFPVFKRKKLTASKSLVEMPTGSKNSIQVNGNLSEQDIMSSDLAYLRITRHLDDVPHRGKKAHPFFPRVSKAQSNGPVSICFEADALGPPEKVTASIQVPDDICHSPPWGTKAPTYSMDRPAELSNTIHPCANLCPGDVNGRLPSSCLSTASGAHSLPGRDKTDPELLLPKDTSVMKEQVPLSPPSKGTCTPSPPQTHSSSPCFLGEHRQADPPETVSDCATLGNDHKDLISLTTSNMTKSATECREEKEKNPSQADPLEFKNCLGSFHLQSSLPRSEIKPPTNKEIKGINQIHLAHGELCDLQGRLQSVEESLHSNQEKIKVLLNVIQDLEKARALTEGRNFYRTGQDLNNCSTCQNTACIIYSVEYDFRQQEGRFHQVLSSLDQVEPPPETALPPKPPAEPPAPEKQDLRRKTKKVKKKCFWWI, via the exons ATGGCCCAGCAAAGCATGAAAGTAAGACCCGTGCTCCTGAAGCGGAACAGTCTGGATTCAGTGGACTTTGTGAAACAGCCCCACCACCGCAGAAGCAAATCCCAACAAGTCCGCTTCAAGGAGGATggagctagtaagaatcaagcTGGCCTGGCAGAGATTGATGTCCAAACAGATCAAGACTCCACCCTGACAGGGAAGGTGCAGGCATCTCGGCACCATCATCTACCCAActattccctctcctttcccaggTCCCAGAAGGGGGGGAACATTCGGAACATTGCAATCCAAACTTCCCCCAGCCTTAGGAAGCACTTCcctgtttttaaaaggaaaaagctcACAGCCAGCAAGTCACTAGTGGAAATGCCCACAGGGTCTAAAAACTCCATCCAAGTCAATGGCAATCTCTCAGAGCAGGACATCATGTCTTCTGATCTTGCCTATTTACGGATCACTAGGCATTTAGATGATGTGCCTCATAGAGGTAAGAAAGCGCATCCATTTTTTCCCAGAGTGTCCAAGGCACAAAGCAATGGGCCTGTTAGCATCTGCTTTGAAGCAGATGCTCTGGGGCCCCCAGAAAAGGTGACAGCTTCTATACAAGTTCCTGATGACATATGTCACAGCCCTCCGTGGGGTACCAAAGCCCCCACTTACAGCATGGACAGGCCTGCTGAATTAAGCAACACAATACATCCTTGTGCTAATTTGTGCCCAGGGGATGTAAATGGCAGGCTGCCCTCCTCCTGCTTGAGTACTGCCAGCGGTGCTCACTCCTTGCCTGGCAGAGATAAAACGGACCCTGAATTGCTTTTGCCCAAAGACACATCTGTCATGAAAGAGCAGGTTCCTTTATCACCTCCATCAAAGGGAACTTGCACTCCTTCACCTCCACAGACTCATAGCTCCTCGCCTTGTTTCCTTGGAGAGCACAGACAGGCAGACCCTCCTGAAACTGTTTCTGACTGTGCTACACTGGGTAATGATCACAAGGACCTAATATCATTGACAACTAGCAACATGACAAAATCTGCTACTGAGTGtcgggaggaaaaagagaaaaatcccaGCCAGGCAGATCCTTTGGAGTTTAAAAACTGTTTAGGAAGCTTTCACCTCCAGTCTTCTCTCCCAAGGAGTGAAATCAAACCTCCAACCAACAAAGAGATTAAAGGAATTAATCAAATTCACCTGGCACACGGTGAACTGTGTGACCTCCAAGGGAGACTGCAATCCGTGGAGGAATCTTTGCACTCAAACCAAGAGAAGATTAAAGTCCTTTTGAACGTAATTCAAGACTTGGAAAAAGCCAGAGCCCTCACTGAAGG GCGTAACTTCTACAGAACTGGCCAGGACCTCAACAACTGCAGCACTTGTCAGAACACAGCATGCATCATATACAG tgtaGAATACGATTTCCGACAGCAAGAGGGGAGGTTCCATCAAGTCCTAAGTAGTCTGGACCAAGTAGAACCACCACCAGAGACAGCCCTACCACCAAAGCCGCCAGCAGAGCCTCCTGCTCCTGAAAAACAGGACTTACGGAGGAAAACCAAAAAGGTGAAGAAGAAATGTTTCTGGTGGATTTGA